The sequence tttcaacttaggaacccaagctcttttgggtccttgtaggttagctataattatttcttttggaacccatattttcttaatagctattttatcCATAaatttgcagattttaggattacaaggaatgtatttctgtatcctcttgttgaatttaacaaacatagatttaacataagtagtagataaacttttagttttctgtttttgccttttagattcatcaaatttgtaatgtatagatttaggaacaatagaagagattacttagcttttgttcctgtttatcagtattataagaatctgttttagaataattagaaactgttttaacaaacatattcttgaaagatttttgggtgtaccaaggttgatattttaatccaactttatcaaattcagctctttgattatttatcattaggttcaatttttcagagctgaaagtaaatctttcaacaacaggttttaatttgtcaacttccttagttaatcttctgttatcttctgaaagtaattcattgtttttcttaagtttatcatggctttcagtgagaagttgatttctttgatttagttctttattttctttaattaagatttcagttttattagttagtttcaatttttcatctattaggatttgatttttattcttcaagttcttgttcttacaaataagtttcttatattctaaatacaaatcagaaaagacatcgtgaagttcatcaaatgtaaaattgctttcagtttcagcatgtacctcatgtgccatgaagcatggatttgcaatatgatactgctcttcttctacacatgatgtttcagatttgttagtgcattcatatttgacttcaagcatattccatatgtctttagcagtcatgcaagaagatatgcaattaaactcattcctatctaatgcacaatataataggttcatggcttttgaattttgttgagccactttctcattatgactagtgtttgtgtgtgttccattaactataatgctccataaactataatcaagtgattgtatgaaattgcgcatgcgtgctttccaatgtgtatagttaatgccattaaatagtggaggtgtatcaattaattgtccttctcctagaaaactatctatttgagttgtcatgatctttggctcttgatcgtgagatcaataattaatcttagagcacctgctctgataccacttgttccccaaggtgacaacccaagagggggggtgaattgggttttctaaaaattatgttccctaatttttactttgaatagaatgcagcggaatgataagatgttatttacttaagctctaggcaattacaagtaaagcagtggaaaattaagctagagcaattatactatagctttagggtgcaattgatctaaaattaacttatagttgtatgatcaattttaatctatgtgtatggtaagaatggagtggaagctaagcaaattttaaacaatcacttataactctatagaaaacaaagctagagatattacacaatcaagcatgaatgtaaggcatgaaatacaagagataaggcatcacaaacacaaagatgtatagtggttcggtgcaccccagcacttacatccactccccaagacctcttgagaatttcactataatccctcagattacagtcggttgttttacaagctcacaacccaacttgttgttttgcgagatcacaacggactcggtcgattttcacaggctcaccgactagaaccaaccgattgttttttcgggttcacaatcaaacccagttggttttcccaaaggctcaccaaccacaaccttacaacgattattttctgggttcacaatcaacccagttggtttttccaaaggctcaccaaccacaaccttacaacgattattttctgggttcacaatcaacccagttggtttttccaaaggctcaccaaccacaatcttacaacgttggttttccctttggctcaccaacaaaccttaaccccttgattcaatcccttgattgaatcaagttacaagattttagaacaagaatttaaaacaaatacaagcttcttaaacaagcaaatatagcaatgtaaacaagtagagtaaagagaagaagccctcaaacaaatttgtagatgaaggaactcggcttcttctttaattgaccctcttctgatttggcacgaggtagaggatcactgaggcagcacacagttgaagaggaagctttgggattcactcggatgctcttcttctctctattttgctttgaatggcccttttgtgcttttggaagatttttctttgagatctctttcctaagtgttctctcccacttccatcacttcttccctagctctccccttaattttatagctttggatggcgtgggaacaaagatctagcggttagagacaaaaatagagccgttggagttgagaaaaaactagccgttataccTCCCAGcgtgttagagtcgactcggctaaagtaggagtcgactcgagcactgtagcactgaaaatcaactctctgttttttgtctgtttgcagtcctggagtcgacctgcagtctcggagtcgatctcggagtcgactcgagcactgtagcactgaaaatcaactctctgttttttgtctgtttgcagtcctggagtcgacctgcagtctcggagtcgatctcggagtcgactcgagcactgtagcactgaaaatcaactctctgttttttgtctgtttgcagtcctggagtcgacctgcagtctcggagtcgatctcggagtcgactcgagcactgtagcactgaaaatcaactcactgtttttttgtctgttctcagtcggagtcgactcgtaaagttccggagtcgactcgagcactgttccttgaaactccagagtgccagagtcgactctgaacttccaggagtcgactcgaggactattcttttgaatctttctttgaatttgctcctccaacttgaatcctttgaacttgaaacttgggccaataaagtgtagctttcttccaacttttcttgagagcttttgaggccttcttgtatttttccaacttgctatgttccttgcaaaacaaattatctttcttcttgcaacacaaatattagtatttatacttcaaggttttgtgatcatcaaaatcaatctttaaatcaatctttgggtcatcacaagtaaatatatatatcgtaacaatgaaatttaaaaaaaaacatctttTGATGCTCACCACTAGAGCGACCGTGCAGCCGTCCATGTATCTAGCAGATCCTTCGCCTGTGATGTTTCTAGTCTTCACACTATCGGCTAGACTAGGTATCTGCTgtcgaagaaaagaaaaaacggcAAGACCCCAACACTATGAACCTAAGCAGTCTAAATCATCATCATATGAACATAATATCTTAGGAACATAGTAGTGTACGGTTGGGAAGAGGATAGTCCCAAAGAGATATAGAACCCATAATTTTGTAGAATCCTCCACATCTTGTCGCCTGCTCTTATCGACAAGGTATTGTAATCtatttttaattgcatttctattGGCTTTTTGGTGGTCACCCTCAAAAAATCGGATGATGAGGTCAGACATAACCCTTTCCTTCCTATGCAGCTCCACCTCATTACCCGTGGCACTCAAACCAAGGATTAGTGCCAAATCAATCCCTACAAAAGGCGCTAGAACCCTACCAAACCAAAAACTTTCCTCAACATTATCCCAAAAGGAGAGCAATGTATCCAACACAGGCCTACTCTGTTTTATATATGGTAGACCTAGCATGTACCCAAAAGAAGTACCACTCACCCTATCCTTCTGTTCACGAGACATACACGGGATTAGGGTGACCATAAAACTTACAAAGTGGGCGAAGTAACACCTACAATTCACCATATTATTCGAGCCAACAAAGGATTTTTTGCCTGTACTCTACTTTGGGGCCATCTAAGATATCTGCATCACAAATAtagttaaaaattatattttgaataATATCAACTCAAAATAAATTTTCCTAATAACTATAATAAAAAACACAATTAGCACGGAATAGacatattttttcataacaAATATCTCAAATGTGCTACCACAACCTCTCTGTCCGTTAATTCGACAAATCCTAACCATTCCCACAAATATCTCAAATGCCCTACAATACTGCATATCATGTTCGTgttcaaaaaaattattggaAAAAGTATGCAGTGACAAACCTGTTAAAGGAATGCAGAGATGCCTTAGGAAAGGTTGGAGAGACCAATGTCCACCTAAGCTTCCGCTACAAACAAACAGGGCGGAGTCGGTTCGAAGGTCAACTCCGAGGGTGGACGGAAAATATCTCCTTGCTCCTCAAAATCGGGTCGGAAGGGTTCTCCTTTTCGAAAAGGCACACGGCTTAAcaggaaaaaagaggaagatcgaaTACCGTTGGGTAGTGGTTTGCAGTTCTAGGGTTTGAAACCAGGGCGTAAAAATCAAGCGGAATCGGgtgagatttttatggattttttttccATTCGAAGAGAGGATTAGGATACGAACTTTGGGGACGAAACGAGGGCTGGAATCGGTAAAGTTTGAATAGGGCTCGTTCAAATGAACAGAGAAGCATATGAGGAACGACCGAAGAGGATAAGGGtcaggggtattttggtctccTTATGGCATTTTACATGTCAATGAACCGCTTATTAAAAACACAGTCAACAGGGACTATTCGTTATAGGCTGGTATAACTTTGGACTGCTAAGCAACTTTCCCTAAAATTTATCTCCATCTCAGCTTGTGGAAGGGAAAAATAAGAAGCAAGAAATCATAATCGGACTATACTCTAGCAAAGCTTGTGACCTTGTCCAGACGTAAGTCCTCTGGATGCGATTATCCAAGAAAACCTTGCACTGCATGAGCGCTCTTCCGGCCCGTGCCAAAATGCCGTACAGCGCCCGTCTGACACAATATGTGGGTTCCGGCTGACATAGCACACGGCCGCGGCGTGGGGACTGAGTCCGGGCACATGGGCTGACTCCCGGCACGTATCAACAATGGAAAGACCCCGCCGGCCGTCACGGAGAATCCACGCTCTACCCACCCCTGACGCGGTAAGTTGTTCATTTAATTGCTGGCACTGTGGTTGTCTCGGCTCTGCTGGTCCCCGGAGCAATGGGGCCTTTCCTCCTCGTTCTCTTCGCTGTAACCACCAGCTAATTTCCCCTTCTTTGTGATTCTATCTATATCTTTGTCACTTTATCTTTAGATCTCTAACCCAGATGAGGATTTGTTTCAGCATGCAATTGGAGTAAGCCATGCCCATGCTGCTTCACCTGCGGAGGTCTACTGGCACGCAGTCCTGCCAAAAACACCCATGCCCGGTGCTATCcgtggtctctctctctctctttctctctctcacacacacacatacttcTAGCAGTAGTGTTGTCAATAGAGTAAACCATCTGTCACTGCTTTTGCATGGTTCAGATAAGTGAAGGTTAAGCCTCGAATCTGATCTCAACATAGTTACAAGATGTGCCGAGATATGGATCGGCCGGTTGACTTACATCCTGCTTTAATTTATAGAGCTTACATAATCGATTAATAAATCAATACAAATACTATTTCgagttatttgtttatttatattaCGATTTAAACATTATATGGTTAGAAACCTGTAATTCTATCTATCAATTTGATGCTAGTGTAACAATTATTCAATATTAATTGAAACTACAGGCATGTAAGATTGTTAGGGGCCTCATGCTCTCAGCAATTCCTCCAACGAGCCATTTCATAAGCAGCTTGAGCTCATCTTAAAATCGACAAGCAGAGCTCAACCTTGCTTGAAAAGTAATTTGCCAAGGTAGAGCATGATTACATGCCTTATCAATAGCTTGTACTAACTGCGCGCAGATATATTGGCTGATAAGGAGGCACGCACAGCCGTGAATGTTAGCGAGGGAGGGCTCAGCTTTAATATCAGCAAGGGCAAGAACTTCGCGAGACTTGGTAATTCCTACATCTACAACTACAGGTCCCGCGCGAGCAACCAAAATAGAAGATCGCTTTGCAACTATCTTCTTCTTACAGAAGGACGTCTTGCATCCCGGGGCCAACAAGACCATCCATTTTATCCGGACCAGCTCTGGCGCCACCCTTCTTCCTCGTCGCATGGCTGACTCCATTCCCTTCTCATCCATCAAGCTCCCAGAAATGCTTGCCCGCCTCTCCATTAACCCCAACTCCACCGAAGCAGAATCCATGAAGAAGACGCTTCAGGACTGCGAGGCGCCTCCAGTTGATGGAGAGACCAAGTACTGCGCAACCTCCCTCGAGTCCATGGTGGATTTTAGCACGTCGACCCTTGGGACACGTAACATCCGGGCCTTGTCAACGACGTTGGATAACCATGCTACCCCGAAGCAAGTGTACACCATGTCCAAGGTGCAAAAGCTGGCTGGCTCTAAGTTCGTGTCTTGCCATGTTATGAATTATATATACGCTGTGTTTTACTGCCACTCACAAAGC is a genomic window of Phoenix dactylifera cultivar Barhee BC4 unplaced genomic scaffold, palm_55x_up_171113_PBpolish2nd_filt_p 000851F, whole genome shotgun sequence containing:
- the LOC120107401 gene encoding BURP domain-containing protein 3-like; translated protein: MGPFLLVLFAHAIGVSHAHAASPAEVYWHAVLPKTPMPGAIRDILADKEARTAVNVSEGGLSFNISKGKNFARLGNSYIYNYRSR
- the LOC120107404 gene encoding BURP domain-containing protein 3-like → TKIEDRFATIFFLQKDVLHPGANKTIHFIRTSSGATLLPRRMADSIPFSSIKLPEMLARLSINPNSTEAESMKKTLQDCEAPPVDGETKYCATSLESMVDFSTSTLGTRNIRALSTTLDNHATPKQVYTMSKVQKLAGSKFVSCHVMNYIYAVFYCHSQSTVAYTLSMVGKDGTKVEAVAACHTNTAEFNPQYVAFQVLHVKPGTVPICHFLLENGILWSPNK